The Acidobacteriota bacterium DNA window ATCTTCGTTTCTTGCACGGCAAGCGGCGGCGGCGTTTGCGGTGGCGAAGGCCGGAATCGCACGATCAGTTATCCGGAACTGCCGATTGGTACGGCCATTGTGACGCTGGTGGCGCGCGTGGATTGTATCGGCATCGAAGGCGCCTTATTGATCAACACCGCGCAAGTAACGTCCACCACGCCGGACCCGAACACTTTGAACAATACGGCGCTGGCCCCGGTGACGGCGGCATTGCCGCAACCCCGCATTACCATCGGCCCGCCCGCCGGGTTCAACTTCAGCGAAGTGACCTTGCGGCGCGAGGGCCTCGCCAACCCGCAATGGTATCCCTTCACGATTGAAAACCTGGGCTGCCTGCCGCTGACCGTCAGCTTTGCCGTGCAACGCACCGGCGCGGATGTCAGCAGCGGACGTATCAGCAATGCCAACGACATTGCGACCTTCCCCGTGGCGTCTGTCGGCGCAGGCGGCGTAGTGCAGTTGCTGGCGAACGATACGCCTTTGACGATTCCGAGCGGGGCACAAGGGAATTTCCGGCTCTATTTCAACCCGAAGATTCCGGTGGCGGCAGGCAAGACGACCGGCTTGAGCGCCAGCCAGGCGATTCCCGATCTGATCAATTCGCTGTTGACGATTTCCACCAATGCGGCCACTGAAACGGGGCCAGCGCGCTTTACTTATCCGGTCACTGGTCGCGTGGCCCCCAACATCAAACTGATCAATCCGTTGACGCCGAGTTTGGCGCCGCTGGTCGTGCTGGCGCGCAACAACGACGAATTCTCGGTGGAATTCTCGGTGCACGACGCCGACATGGATACCTACTGCGTCACCTACCAATTCCTGAACGAAGGCGATGTGCCCGTCGGCGATGCGCCGGTCTTCTATCTGGATGCGGACATTGCCAAAGCCAACATGGTGCGCGGTCAGAGCTTCACGGTGGTGAAGAAGTTCAACGGGGCTAATAGCCGTCCTGAAATCCGCCGCGTGCGCGTCACCGTGCACGACCGCCTGATCAATGTGGTCGAAACCTCCGGTGCGGTCGGCTCGCAAAATGGCCGCGTCGTCAACGTTTCAGCGGCCAGCTTTGCCCCACAAGGGTTGGCGGTCGAATCCATCGTGGCCGCGTTTGGCAGCAAGCTCGCCGTCGAAACGCGCGCGGCAAGCACGACGCCGCTGCCCACCGAATTGGCGGGCACGCGGGTGCTGATCACCGATAGCAACAACATCGAACGCCCCGCGCCGTTGTTTTTCGTCGCGCCCGGCCAGGTCAATTACCTGGTGCCGCGCGGTACCGCCACCGGCCCGGCGTTGGTGACCATCGCGGCGGCGGATGGCGCGCTTTCGACCGGGAACATCACGATTGCCGATGTCGCTCCGGCGCTGTTTACCGCCGATGCCAGCGGCAAGGGCTTGCCGGCGGGTCTGGTCTTCCGCGTTAAGGCGGATGGGACGCAGGTTTATGAGGCGCTGTCTCGTTACGACGCCACCGCGCGCCGTTTCGATCCGGTGGCGATTGACGTGAGCAATCCCAAAGAGCAGGTCTTCCTGGTGCTCTTTGGCACGGGCTTCCGTTATCGCCGCACGCCATTGGCGTTGCGGGCCACGGTGGGCGGGCTGGATGTGCCGGTGACCTTTGCCGGAGCGCAAGGCGGATTGGCTGGCGTAGACCAAGTCAACTTGCTGCTGTCGAGCAAACTGGCCGGACGCGGCGACGCCGAGTTGGTTTTGTATGTTGACGGCAACGCGGCCAGTCCCGTGCGGGTGCAAATTCGTTAAGCCAGGGCGTTGCCGGTATTATTCCGCCGCGTTCCCCTGAATTGCGGCATGGCTTGTTATCAAACTTCAGTTGGCGTGAGCCAGCCGGAACGGCTGAGCGCCCATCCGGCTGGCTCACGAAGGAGGAATCAGAATGAGAAGGTCTCAAAGTGCCATTGTCAGTTTGTGTTTGAGCTTGGCGCTATCACCTCTGGTCGCACCCCTGCAAACGCTGGCTGCTGATTTGCACACCACAGGTGTTGATGCGTCGCGCAATAACCCTTCGGCCACTCCCATCGGCACCATCGAATCAACCGGCGCGATGCTCATCAACGGACGCGCCGCCAGTGGCAAGAACGTGATTTGGGACGGCGAGTTGTTGCAGGCCCCCGCCGAAACTAGCGCCGTCGTTACTTTAGAAGCGCTCGGCCAGGTCAAACTGAACAACGGCGCACTTGTCCGGTTAAGCGCAGGCAACACGAACGAGCAGAGCAAACGTATGCTGCTCGCAGTGGTTCAGCAGGGCCAGATCGAAGTCGAATTGCAGCCTGCCGCCAGCGCCTATCTGGAAGCGGCGGGGCAAAGCCTGGCTGGCGACGGGCAATACCAAACTCAAACTCGGTGTGCGCAAGGGCGCGGCGACGCTGGAAACGGCCAGCGGATTCGCCGGTGAAATGGGCAGCTTTGCCGTGCGCCTGCCAGGGTTGTCAACAGATACGGCAAACACGCCCGCTCCAACAGTCAAACCTGTGGCGGTGTCCGAACGCGCCGCCTTGCTGCGTTCGATCAAACTCGTCACCGGTGTTGAATCGGCGCGCGCGGTCAAGCTTTACGCCAACAGCAAAGCCGGCATGATCGGCATGGTCGAATCCGCCGGCACGGTCAAGATCAATGGCCGTGACGCGCGCCACCATGAACTGCTCTGGGATGGCGAGATCGTGCAAGCCCCCGCCAATGCCGCCGCGCAACTCTCGCTGGCCGGTCTGGGCCAGGTGCAATTGACCAAAGGCTCGGTGG harbors:
- a CDS encoding DUF11 domain-containing protein, with translation MKQIINHLSHNFRCQFARVSQFNVSFKVALALTVLTLAICLPWPGIRAQQTGFQKGDVFISLSNGTVQRYSQTSGALLQTLDTFTGIGSFITGTTFDRNSNLYATGFSGRTIYRFDVNGNRLTDFGSAFNGRPESILFDGGGNVYVGTVDGDNDVRKFDEAGNLLDRFDVATDRRGSDWIDLAADKCTLYYTSQGARILRYDVCAKTQLGDFVNNLPYSASYALRLLPSGGLLVADTNEVLRLDATGNIIQRYDAPGEDDWFALSLDPDGTSFWSGGISTGNAYKFDLASGNQITRIPTGQGAIFGVTVLGELTVINPSPSPTATPTVTPTATVTPTPTPTPTPTPEAMADLALGKAVTPGVATNGMLLTYTLTLSNSGPTTALNVVLSDNLPLNTIFVSCTASGGGVCGGEGRNRTISYPELPIGTAIVTLVARVDCIGIEGALLINTAQVTSTTPDPNTLNNTALAPVTAALPQPRITIGPPAGFNFSEVTLRREGLANPQWYPFTIENLGCLPLTVSFAVQRTGADVSSGRISNANDIATFPVASVGAGGVVQLLANDTPLTIPSGAQGNFRLYFNPKIPVAAGKTTGLSASQAIPDLINSLLTISTNAATETGPARFTYPVTGRVAPNIKLINPLTPSLAPLVVLARNNDEFSVEFSVHDADMDTYCVTYQFLNEGDVPVGDAPVFYLDADIAKANMVRGQSFTVVKKFNGANSRPEIRRVRVTVHDRLINVVETSGAVGSQNGRVVNVSAASFAPQGLAVESIVAAFGSKLAVETRAASTTPLPTELAGTRVLITDSNNIERPAPLFFVAPGQVNYLVPRGTATGPALVTIAAADGALSTGNITIADVAPALFTADASGKGLPAGLVFRVKADGTQVYEALSRYDATARRFDPVAIDVSNPKEQVFLVLFGTGFRYRRTPLALRATVGGLDVPVTFAGAQGGLAGVDQVNLLLSSKLAGRGDAELVLYVDGNAASPVRVQIR